A portion of the Pirellulales bacterium genome contains these proteins:
- the larB gene encoding nickel pincer cofactor biosynthesis protein LarB: MSMPPPPSSAELNHWIERFQRGELSAAALLAELTRAQTANLEHTQVDLDRQRRCGYPEVVYSPGKSDWALIQIAEALLAQRQRVLMTRITPEQAAAVTAAFPAARHNAVGRTLRIDPGATLESTGENNNATGRVCVVTAGTTDLPVAEEARDTAAWMGCETTLFSDIGVAGPQRLISRLADIQTADAVVVAAGMEGALPSVVGGYVRCPVIAVPTSVGYGAAFGGLAALLGMLNSCAANVTVVNIDAGFKAGYIAGLIARRSL; encoded by the coding sequence ATGTCCATGCCGCCTCCCCCTTCCTCCGCGGAACTAAATCATTGGATCGAACGCTTTCAACGGGGAGAACTATCCGCCGCGGCCCTATTGGCGGAATTGACCCGCGCTCAAACGGCGAATCTAGAACACACGCAGGTTGATTTAGATCGGCAACGACGCTGCGGATATCCCGAAGTGGTTTATAGCCCGGGAAAATCGGACTGGGCGCTCATCCAGATTGCCGAGGCACTTTTAGCCCAGCGGCAGCGTGTCTTGATGACCCGCATCACGCCGGAGCAAGCCGCCGCCGTGACAGCCGCCTTTCCCGCGGCGCGGCACAATGCGGTGGGCCGGACGCTGCGGATCGATCCCGGGGCAACCCTGGAATCTACGGGGGAAAATAATAATGCTACGGGACGGGTGTGCGTGGTCACTGCGGGAACCACGGATCTGCCCGTGGCGGAGGAAGCCCGCGACACCGCCGCCTGGATGGGTTGCGAAACGACGCTGTTTAGCGACATCGGCGTGGCGGGACCGCAACGCCTGATTTCCCGCTTGGCCGACATTCAAACCGCGGACGCGGTGGTGGTTGCCGCGGGGATGGAGGGGGCATTGCCCAGCGTGGTTGGCGGTTATGTCCGTTGCCCCGTGATCGCCGTCCCGACCAGCGTCGGTTATGGGGCGGCCTTTGGCGGGTTAGCCGCGCTGTTGGGCATGCTCAATAGCTGTGCGGCGAATGTAACGGTGGTGAATATCGACGCCGGGTTCAAGGCGGGCTACATTGCGGGCCTCATCGCGCGGCGAAGTTTGTAG